The window CAGTTCCGGGCCTCGTAGCATGCTTTCACCTTCACCATCAATGCTGTTCCTTCTATGTGACCAAACCTTCAGTGCTGAAGAACTTCAAGTAAGTCATACCATGATGGTGGACATTCTATTATTTACTTAAGTTACTTATAGTTGGTAGGGTCTATGTTAGTTATGCTATTCTTGCATGGCGTTAGGATTTATTCCCCTGAATGTCAATTtgttaaagaaatgaaaattattCAGTCAGTCAAGCAGCTActtgtttttgttctttttctgcCCTCTCTCAAACGTTGTGCCATACAACTTGTACTCTATAGTTTCCAAACTTGGTAGAAGAGTTCAAGTTCATAATTTCGTAGCGAAGGGTATAATAAAATTGTCCTTTGGCCCTTCCCTTGGTAACACAAGGGAAATAATGATTGTATATCTCAAGGTGAAACAATGATATGCCATTCATGAAAGACAACAGGATGGCATGATGTCAAACAAAAATTCTCATAATTTCGCTAGCCTTCAGAGTGTAAAAGCGATGATAGAGGAGTTCCCCCTTCATCCGCTCTTAAGAGACAAAGGGGGTATTTTTGTGGCTTGCTAGGGTGTATGTTGTTATTTGGGACATTTGGAGTGAGGAACGATTGAGTCTATCAAGATAGGGAGCAGGAGCATAGTAAGATTTGGTTTTTGGCTAGATTTCACGTATCCATTTGGACTTCAATTTCGAAGAACTTCTTTAATTATTCCATTGATAACACTTTACTTAATTGGTCCCCCTCCTTTTAGTAGGGGTGTTTTGGTggattagtttttttttatgcccttgtattctatcattttttttctcgatGAAAGTAGTCGATTTCATTAAAGAAAGCCATACTTAACAATACTTGGAAAAAGTCATTACTGTACATTTAGTCCAACATATTTGTAATTTGTTATTATTCTTTTTGGTACAGGAAGATGGCCTTGTCCATTAGGGGGAGTGTGGAAGGGAGTCCATTTGATCCTCCTTCGAGTAACTCTAATGGCAGAACGAGACTGATACGGATTATTCAAGCTATTCAAACCAAGTTGAATGCGAGAATCAACGAGCTAAGAAAAAATCTTCCATTCAAAATACTCTTCTTCTTGGTTGGGTTTTACAGTGCAACTGCATTTGCAACTGTTATTGGCCAAACAGGTGATTGGGATATTCTATCTGCTGCATTGGCTGTTGTGGTTGTGGAAGGGATTGGGGCCCTCATGTATAGggcttctcttcctcttttaaacaaaattaaaggcCTAATAACCATGTTCAATTATTGGAAGGCTGGACTTTCCATGGGTCTTTTCTTGGattcttttaaatttgaaatggATGATATTTTTGGGATACATAACCTCTTCCATTTATACTTACATAATGTAATTCGTATAATTTATTAACACATTCAAATTTATGATTGTAAATCTTCAAATACTCCATTAACTTGGATTTATGTTTTTCCAAGCTTTGAGTACGTTTCATGGACCTGAATCCCTGGGACAAACATGGTCGCTGTTCAAAGGCTTTCCTAAGAACTATTTCTCAAGAAAGCTTTTGGATTCCCATTATCTACCTACTAGATGAATCTTCTGACTTATGAGTTGTAGGGTCTTTGGAAAATGTTAACACGATGTTTGCAGAAAAACAAAAGCTTCAAATACTACCTTGAAAAATGCTCATTTTGGTCTTTATTATGTCATTTTAGCCTCTCAAAATGTTCGCTTGGTaagtttattttcaaattaGGTTCTTGGTCCTTGAAATGAAGGGATTAAATGAAAGCAGGAGGAGGATTTTGAAAGTATATATATGGTAGTATTTTTTGTTGAGTTAAGGGGTAGATCTAGAGATAGAGTATGGATGTGTAAATGGGCTGGGGCTGCAGTGAGGCCCATCAATAGGTAAGCCCAAATTCTGTCTCTCTTTTTACGGTAAAACCCTAGCGCCGCCAGCAATGGCTTTGGTGGCTTTATAAGAAAGTTGTTTAAGCTTTCGCCATAAGGGAGAAAGTAGCTCTCCTTGAGGTGCGTGATTGCGTTTTGTATTTTTTGCCTGCCAAATAAAGGAGTGTATGGGTCCTTCATCGTACTATACACATCTTCTTGGTTCTTTTAGTAAAGTTAAAAAACATGTGTTTATTCTctttattatgaaaaaaaaaggttttattCGTCGAAAGAAtaatatagtttttaaatttaaatcggtaaacattaaaaatattttgcaCTCTCGACCTTAAATCAATGTCCTTGATTAAagtctaaaatttaaattgttgCCAACTATTCAGAAAATCATAAAGAAAGTATAAAAAAATTCTTTAGAATTTCAtacataatttataatttaaaatgatGTATAGAAACAATAACATGCACCTTTCCAACATATGTAGTCAAAATACATATCCATGTTATCAATTTTGCTAAACAAAAACTGTAAAAGTTAAAGACtaagaggattttttttttctccctctaGAAGTAGACGTTGTTGAAACGAAACCAAAACATGTACtttctaaatttatttaataaaattctctcttttaaagtttcctttagaaaattcatttaataaataaataaatcaatcaaatacCATTTTagcaaaataataatgaaagaaaaaattatatGGCTTTAGAAATTAACACAAAACTAAGACAAATTATCAACCATGTTTTCACttatacattaaaaaaaaatcagtaGATCCCTATGGTACTGTAAAAAATCTAAACTTAAATAAACAAGTAAATCACGAACTATTTTCAAATTAGTagatcaaataaataatttaactaaaagatattttaaataGTGAAATtgctaaaaaaaatcaaatataattgtttttttagCTAATATCTGTAAAAACTAATTTTTGAAGACAAAACTTCGAAATTTATTTCAAAGAATAtcgtaaaaaaaaaacgaatatTTGAAAGtagaataaataaaatataaaattattaacAATTAAATGTAGTACTATGTCAACTCACCATTTATTCAACACTTATATTATGATGGATTTGTAAGATACACTGaaattgacattttttaaattatcgGTAGGaagtagaattttttttttttatgtttctaattttcttaattttcatattatttattttgtatattatattatattaatttaatattatatatatatatattttttgataTTCGAGTTTCCATCATTTTTAcaaacaaaatattattttaattgttaattTTGTTTACCGCTTTTTAACTGTCACGGGGCAGCAATTGGTAAGCGTGCTCTTCCACAGCGCATACCTTATTTTATTGGCTCACTCTCACTTTTGCAGTTTGCTCTTCCGTTTCCAAATTTCCATTCACTCGTTCCCTCCATCAGCTCCCTCGTTCTTCATCAGTAAGTTCCCATTTCTTTTCTCTCGACTTCCGTTTCCATTTCAATTATTCTCCTTCGATTTTTTTTCTCGAAAAGTGGAAAGATAAAGGGCGCAATGATTGTATCTTTTCCCCTTAGCTTTTGCGTTTGGATCAGTGAATGGATCTTTTGGATTTCGCCAGTTGCGAATTACGCTGTTTTTCGCTCttcgtgtttttttttttttttttttttttgagtctCTACTCGCTGCTTATTCCTGTTAGTTGAGGTTGTTTTGCACTGGAATGTTTGTAATTGCTCGGTTGAAGTATGAGAATCTAGtgattgttttttattttgttttcttttttgttcttgtttgCCTGCTAGAATTGACGCTTCCTCCAAGAGAAGATTATTATAATACAAATTTCTAGAGAATTCTTGTTATTTAAATGGAATTTTCTTTCTCTGCTCGTCTCAATTACTTTTTTGCCCTTGAAGTCGTGCTTTTTCAATGGTCAGTGTTCACCATCTCATTTCCTCCTACAAGCTCAGGTTTCcgtttttctatatatatttgattCGCAGGGGGAGAAAGTTTGGGTTTTTGTTTAGGAGCACGTTGAATTGACACCCAGAGCTAAATATTAATGtccttttattaatttattttttaattggtTAGGCTTACTGGCGTTTTATATTCCTCTCTCTTAAATTTCTTATCCGTATTTCAGCCCTTTAGTTTGACTTGGAGGGTTTTAGTTGATTAAAAAGAACGGACTTTGAGGGAGAAAATTTTCAACATTGAGTAATAATAATTGTTTATTTGGATAGAATGATTCCGTTGAAGTTTAACCAGTAATGGTGGTAGTACTTGCGAGTAGAAGTAGGTGGAGTAACAATTTTTTCAGTAAGTGCACGAATTGGGGCTATGCAGTGATTCGATGGATCTTAAGAACTGTAAAATGTGGGTTCGTTTCTTAACTTTGTTTTTGAGGATGCAAAATCTTTAGCAATTAAATTGAAGTAAGTGTTCACTTATTCTTCAGTATGATATGTTCAATTTACTTTTTTTCTCATTGTATTTGAATTCTAAATTTTACACTTCTTTCTAATATAATTGATCTCAGCTCATCAGTGCATCAAGATGCTCTTCGGCTTGAATTAGAAGTTCATTGCCCAATTTTAACATGCATATTCCCGTTCATTTACAGAAATGTCAGTGTTGGGACGGAGAGGAATTCATTACTTTCAGAAACTAAATTCTGCAAATATTCCCTCCGCATTGATTGAGAAGGGTCAGAATCGTGTTATTGAAGCATCTCTAACACTCATTCGTGAGAGAGCGAAGCTCAAGGTATGCTGGTCTGAAGAACAATTATTATCATTTCCGATAATTTTATTAGCTGgttctttgtaatttttttcttacTAAATAAATTCTAGATAACTTAATCAAACTGATTAGATTGTGTGATTGTTTATATTGAATCTATTAAATTAAGTAGAGAGATATTTGTTCAGCAGTCAATTAGAATTACAACATTAAGCTTTTGACTTGTTTTCCTAGGGTGAGCTTGTGCGTGCTCTAGGAGGTGCTGTAGCATCAGCTTCTCTTCTTGGAGTTCCTTTAGGACATAATTCATCATTTCTTCAAGGTCCAGCCTTTGCACCTCCTCGGATCAGGGAGGCAATCTGGTGCGGGAGCACAAATCCAACTACAGAAGAAGGTATTCTATTCTGTTGCCTCTAACCTCTAGGAACTTTCATAAAATTTACTCTGTATTTGTTTAATATTGTATCGCAATGAAGGTGAGCATAATCCTCTGTTGTTACTTGAAATCTTATCACCTTTTCTATTTTTCCGGATGGTAAATCATATTTTGTTTCATATTCTTGTATTTAAGATTTTTAAATTAGCCCCCAAAGAGTCGCAGGTGTGAAGTTTTGATAATGTGCGGAGATCATAAAAAATAAGATATATTAGAACATTCTGATTTCAGAATCAAGCAAGCAAGTTCAAGAAACTAATTGTGAAACCTAGGGGATTTTAATGTGCATTGCTTGTCTGGACATTCATTGCCTGCAAGTTGGGCTACTTAACAAGACAACAGTTGTGTGTGTAACCCCCTTGCCTAATAACTTGTGTTTGCTGAAATTATGAAAGCCAATGGGAGTTCCCGTGCCAAGTGAAAAACTATGCTTTTGTAATGCAGGGAAAGAACTTACTGACCCAAGAGTGCTGACTGATGTTGGCGATGTCCCTGTCCAAGAGATCAGGGACTGTGGCGTAGATGATGAAAGATTGATGAAAGTTGTGAGCGAGTCTGTAAAGCTGGTGATGGAAGAGGTGAGTTACTCTGGAgcttgtttttatttatttatactttCTTCTCTTTATAGTTTGAGGTTGACCTGAGGAACGTCATTGATTATTGATGTTTCCAATCCACTTTACATGTGCAATGAAAAATTTAACAAGTCTTTCAAGCTGGTAAAGGAAAGGATCTTATTTTCCTAGTTTGTTCATGTGTAGTATCGTTAACCTTATATGTCATCTATCCTCATAAAGATATGGCCTAAACTATTCATAGTTCATTTGATAACTTGTCATCAGAGTTGTTGCTATTTAAATCTCTCCTTACCAAAAAAAAGTGCCATGATTTAGAaccctttttctcaattattattttggtgatattatttttctaaaaccaTTGGTGCTAGTACATATGTAGTTTCTTGGCAGTGGCTATTCTCCTTTTGTATATTGGTTGAGTATGTTATATTTTGAATCTGGCTGCTTCAGGATCCACTACGCCCATTGGTTTTAGGAGGCGACCACTCTATATCTTACCCTGTTATCAGAGCAGTATCTGAGAAGCTTGGGGGCCAAGTAGATATTCTTCATCTAGATGCCCATCCTGATAATTATGATGCTTATGAAGGAAACTATTTTTCGCATGCTTCTTCTTTTGCACGAATCATGGAAGGTGGTTATGCCAGGCGACTTTTGCAGGTAAGTTTCTTTCCTTGAAATGTGTTTTTTTAGTATGaaatttgtattttttgtttttctcttttgacaactactttatttttgtattttttttatattctgCGAGGTAATGTCAAAAAAGAGGGCTTCGGTTGGGTGTTCCCGCCATCCCCCTCCCTCCCCCCTCGTTTTAAGATAACCTAACTGACCAccaagaaaattttgatctgTAAAAGGAGAAATGAAatgcttttgtttttgtttgtttttttaaggaaaaaactTTGTTAGTTGTTAGTTGTTAGTTTGTTAAATGTGTCAGGAGGATTCTTCTTCCTGTACTGGATACTTCAATTTTCAAGTTCCTAGTGGTTGTGAAGGAAGACTCCTTATCTTTGCATGTTTATTATGTATTTCCTTCTTTTTATCAATGAGATGCCTTTTATACAGgaaattaaagaagaaagaaaatcgtatgttctctctctcctctccaGGGGCAGAATCTTCTAGTGACTCGCATATTGATAAACTCATGTTCTACCGAACTTGAGtaatggtttttttttcatttcaggTTGGTATAAGATCAATATCACAAGAAGGACGAGACCAGTGCAAAAGATTTGGAGTGGAGCTATATGAAATGCGAACCTTTTCAAGAGATCGTGAATATTTAGAAAATTTGGTATCTCTCAATACATGCataaaaattttactaaaagatacatgtattttttttattatgatcTCATCTCTAAACAGAAATATGATGTCGACGCATGTTTGCACTCCTAACAATGTGGTGTTATATTATATGCAGAAATTGGGAGAGGGCGTAAAAGGTGTTTATGTTTCAATAGATGTCGACTCTTTGGATCCAGCATTTGCTCCGGGAGTGTCTCATATTGAACCAGGAGGTTTATCTTTCCGTGATGTTATGAACATCGTCCAGAATCTCAAAGGGGATATTGTGGGTGCGGATGTTGTTGAGTTCAACCCTCAGCGAGACACTGTCGATGGGATGACAGCCATGGTTGCTGCTAAGTTGGTAAGAGAACTCACGGCTAAGATAGCAAAGTGAAAAGCAAAGTTTTGTGTAATTCATCCATTAGGATCCTTGGTACTATTACTTGCGCACTATAAAGACCTATTTTTGCAGAGGGAACTCCTAATCACTCAGTAACAATTGTGTTCACTAAGTGATGAAAATTATAAGGTCTTAGCTATGTACCCTAAGCAACATGCTGACCATTCCTTTAGAGCGTATCTTCTTTATATAGGGAGGGTTTAGCATTCAAAAGTTGATGAAATCATAGAAAAACTCGAGAGTAAttataattttgtcattttgaagtttttgtttcttttatgcATTATATATTTAACAGAAttacacaaaattgaaagttcatCCTAAATTTATGTTCTCTTAAGAATGGTTGAACATCAAATATAACTACAAATGTGAGCATATTTCAAAGGTAATTGACATGTACTTCTctctagaagaagaagaaggtaacAGTATTTCAAGTATGACTGTGCACCTTGTATTATTTCAAACCTGTTTGCCTACACACTCTCTATTATCAAACAAGTCTTTGATAATATGCATGCTATGTCTCGACAATCTTTGTTCCCTGAAAAATTTCCCATCTTGAAAAGGATTCTCACTTGAACTCTCTATCAGACTCCTCTTCTTGGTCCCCATCTTGCTTCTCTATTATCGAGCCTTTATACTGTTTGGCACAGACTATGTATAAGGCCAAGTTAAAAGCAGTCAGTGCGGCTGATAGAAAGAAAAATCTGTCCAAATGACCATCGTTCAGGTTGGGAGGAACCCAACCTGGATGGCCATTAGTTTTTGTGATGGCCATTACAGTTGTTAAAATAAGGCTTGCAACGTAACTTCCCATTGCTGTTGAAGACATGGAAAGTCCCATCCCCAAGCTTTTCAATCCTTCTGGTATTTGTGAAGTGAAAAAATCCATCTGAGCTACGAAGACGAATGCTTCGGCCACTCCCACAAGTACGTACTGTGGTGTTTGCCAGAAAATACTCAAAGAACTAATTTCTTTGCCACTAACACCTGCATGCTTCAACCGTTTTTGCTCAACGAAGCCTGCAATTACAAGTGCTACTATTGCAATGGCTAGGCCGATCCCAATCCTTTGTAGCTCGTTGGGGGGTTTTGGCTTTCGTTTTGCAATCCTAACGTATAGAGGAACAAGGAGCCTGTCATAAAGCATGATGAACATGGTCGTGCTTACAATG is drawn from Cucumis melo cultivar AY chromosome 11, USDA_Cmelo_AY_1.0, whole genome shotgun sequence and contains these coding sequences:
- the LOC103499014 gene encoding ycf20-like protein, which codes for MATSMRLLSTYPRTSKLQSPNYQRTRVSVPGLVACFHLHHQCCSFYVTKPSVLKNFKKMALSIRGSVEGSPFDPPSSNSNGRTRLIRIIQAIQTKLNARINELRKNLPFKILFFLVGFYSATAFATVIGQTGDWDILSAALAVVVVEGIGALMYRASLPLLNKIKGLITMFNYWKAGLSMGLFLDSFKFEMDDIFGIHNLFHLYLHNVIRIIY
- the LOC103499015 gene encoding arginase 1, mitochondrial, which produces MSVLGRRGIHYFQKLNSANIPSALIEKGQNRVIEASLTLIRERAKLKGELVRALGGAVASASLLGVPLGHNSSFLQGPAFAPPRIREAIWCGSTNPTTEEGKELTDPRVLTDVGDVPVQEIRDCGVDDERLMKVVSESVKLVMEEDPLRPLVLGGDHSISYPVIRAVSEKLGGQVDILHLDAHPDNYDAYEGNYFSHASSFARIMEGGYARRLLQVGIRSISQEGRDQCKRFGVELYEMRTFSRDREYLENLKLGEGVKGVYVSIDVDSLDPAFAPGVSHIEPGGLSFRDVMNIVQNLKGDIVGADVVEFNPQRDTVDGMTAMVAAKLVRELTAKIAK